The following coding sequences are from one Arthrobacter sp. PvP023 window:
- a CDS encoding 50S ribosomal protein L25/general stress protein Ctc, with translation MSEQKLAAEVRTEFGKGFARRARMANLIPAVIYGHGAEPIHITLPAKATTLAVRVANALLTLDINGEKHLALVKDIQRDPIKQIIEHLDLLTVRTGEKVTVDVPVHVTGELAPGNVYNQEMTVVSLEAEATHLPTAVEVSIEGRAAGEHIHASDLVLPKGSVLLADPESLVVNISEATEVTEEEASEGATAEASEASAE, from the coding sequence ATGTCTGAGCAGAAGCTCGCAGCAGAAGTACGCACCGAATTCGGCAAGGGCTTCGCCCGCCGCGCACGCATGGCCAACCTCATCCCGGCTGTCATCTACGGCCACGGTGCAGAGCCCATCCACATCACCCTGCCGGCCAAAGCCACCACGCTGGCTGTCCGCGTTGCCAACGCCCTGCTGACCCTGGACATCAACGGCGAAAAGCACCTCGCGCTCGTCAAGGACATCCAGCGCGACCCGATCAAGCAGATCATCGAGCACCTTGACCTGCTGACCGTACGCACCGGCGAGAAGGTCACCGTGGACGTTCCCGTCCACGTCACCGGTGAACTTGCTCCGGGCAACGTCTACAACCAGGAAATGACCGTTGTTTCCCTGGAAGCCGAGGCAACCCACCTGCCCACCGCCGTCGAGGTCAGCATCGAAGGCCGCGCCGCCGGCGAGCACATCCACGCTTCCGACCTGGTCCTGCCGAAGGGCTCCGTCCTGCTGGCTGACCCCGAGTCCCTGGTGGTCAACATCTCCGAGGCCACCGAGGTCACCGAGGAAGAGGCTTCCGAAGGCGCCACCGCCGAGGCATCCGAGGCTTCCGCCGAGTAA
- the rsmA gene encoding 16S rRNA (adenine(1518)-N(6)/adenine(1519)-N(6))-dimethyltransferase RsmA has product MTEPTPAASGTAPAPLLGASDVRRLAEEIGVRPTKTLGQNFVIDGNTIRRIVAAADIHADETVLEVGPGLGSLTLGLLDAAKSVVAVEIDPVLAAKLPGTVQQWRPDAAKDFHLVLADAMKVTDLPVEPTALVANLPYNVAVPVVLHLLQHFPSLRHGLVMVQDEVADRLAAGPGSKTYGVPSVKAAWYSSMRKAGVIGMNVFWPAPKIHSGLVAFTRREPPVTSATREQVFAVIDAAFAQRRKTLRAALAGWAGSAAEAEQCLLAAGVDPTARGEVIDIAAFARIAEARRDRQG; this is encoded by the coding sequence GTGACTGAACCGACCCCCGCCGCCTCCGGCACCGCGCCCGCACCGCTTCTTGGCGCCTCCGACGTCCGCCGGCTCGCCGAGGAGATCGGAGTCCGTCCCACGAAGACACTGGGCCAGAACTTCGTCATCGATGGCAACACCATCCGCCGGATCGTGGCCGCCGCGGACATCCACGCCGATGAGACCGTCCTCGAGGTAGGTCCGGGACTGGGATCGCTCACCCTGGGATTGCTGGACGCCGCAAAGTCCGTCGTCGCCGTCGAAATCGATCCGGTCCTTGCCGCCAAACTTCCGGGCACTGTGCAGCAGTGGCGGCCCGACGCCGCCAAGGATTTCCATCTGGTGCTGGCGGACGCCATGAAGGTCACTGACCTGCCGGTGGAACCGACCGCCCTCGTGGCAAACCTCCCGTACAACGTGGCCGTCCCGGTAGTGCTCCATCTCCTGCAGCACTTCCCGAGCCTGCGGCACGGCCTGGTCATGGTCCAGGACGAAGTGGCGGACCGGCTTGCCGCCGGCCCCGGCTCCAAGACCTACGGCGTGCCCTCTGTAAAGGCGGCCTGGTACAGCAGCATGCGCAAGGCCGGCGTTATCGGCATGAACGTTTTTTGGCCGGCACCCAAGATCCACTCGGGGCTCGTTGCCTTCACCCGCCGTGAGCCGCCGGTGACTTCGGCAACCCGCGAACAGGTCTTCGCCGTCATCGACGCCGCTTTCGCCCAGCGCCGGAAGACCCTGCGGGCCGCCCTGGCAGGATGGGCCGGAAGCGCGGCGGAGGCCGAACAGTGCCTGCTGGCGGCGGGCGTGGATCCCACCGCCCGGGGTGAAGTGATCGATATCGCAGCGTTCGCACGGATAGCCGAAGCGCGCCGGGACCGGCAGGGTTGA
- a CDS encoding resuscitation-promoting factor → MVLELRAIVVKFFTSDGKFSFVKVGAQLVVLSALVLGLVAFVGNNKTVTLNVDGKVSSVQTFGGTVGQVVKSAKVELQAADRVSPSADARVEDGSVINVNLAKAVKISLDGAEKTINTTSANVEGLVTELGVASASEVSAPKDAQLAVSGSFLAISTPKTVSILADGKASKTTTTASTVAEVLKDAGVTVGAGDRLSQPRNAHVVNDMAIKVSRVDSSKTAATSEEVPFETLSSESADLFVGEKKVTQAGVPGKVDKNFKLVLVDGREASRTLVSETVSVQPVTEKVSVGTKEKPKAEAAGANTGAAAPAMMNEAMWDKIAQCESTGNWSINSGNGYYGGLQFDIQTWLGAGGGAYAPNASLATKAQQIDIANRVYAQRGLSPWGCGWAATS, encoded by the coding sequence ATGGTCCTAGAGTTACGGGCAATCGTGGTCAAGTTCTTCACTTCGGACGGTAAGTTCAGTTTCGTCAAGGTCGGTGCCCAGCTGGTTGTGCTCTCTGCACTCGTGCTGGGCCTGGTGGCCTTCGTAGGCAACAACAAAACAGTCACCCTGAACGTGGACGGGAAAGTCAGCTCCGTCCAGACGTTCGGCGGGACGGTAGGCCAAGTGGTCAAGAGTGCCAAGGTGGAGCTGCAGGCCGCGGACCGGGTTTCCCCGTCGGCGGACGCCCGCGTGGAGGATGGCTCGGTCATCAACGTCAATCTCGCCAAGGCAGTGAAGATCAGCCTCGACGGCGCTGAGAAGACGATCAACACCACCTCTGCCAACGTCGAAGGACTGGTCACCGAACTCGGCGTTGCCAGTGCCTCGGAAGTCTCCGCGCCGAAGGACGCCCAGCTGGCCGTCTCCGGTTCGTTCCTGGCCATCTCCACGCCCAAGACCGTCAGCATCCTGGCGGACGGCAAGGCGTCAAAGACAACCACCACGGCTTCAACCGTGGCGGAAGTCCTTAAGGACGCCGGAGTGACTGTGGGTGCCGGTGACCGGCTTTCCCAGCCGCGCAACGCGCACGTCGTCAATGACATGGCGATCAAGGTCTCCCGGGTGGATTCCTCCAAGACTGCCGCAACCTCCGAAGAGGTTCCCTTCGAGACCCTGAGTTCCGAAAGCGCCGACCTGTTCGTGGGCGAGAAGAAGGTCACCCAGGCCGGTGTCCCCGGCAAGGTGGACAAGAACTTCAAGCTGGTGCTGGTGGATGGCCGGGAAGCCTCCCGGACCCTCGTCTCCGAGACAGTCTCTGTCCAGCCGGTGACCGAAAAGGTCTCGGTCGGGACCAAGGAAAAGCCCAAGGCCGAAGCGGCCGGTGCCAACACCGGTGCAGCCGCCCCCGCCATGATGAACGAAGCAATGTGGGACAAGATCGCGCAGTGTGAATCCACCGGCAACTGGTCCATCAACTCCGGCAACGGCTACTACGGCGGTCTGCAGTTCGACATCCAGACCTGGCTCGGTGCCGGAGGCGGCGCCTACGCCCCCAACGCCAGCCTTGCCACCAAGGCCCAGCAGATCGACATTGCCAACCGCGTCTACGCGCAGCGCGGCCTCTCCCCTTGGGGCTGCGGCTGGGCAGCGACCAGCTAA
- a CDS encoding ABC-F family ATP-binding cassette domain-containing protein: MAHLLGGENLTVSYATRTVLDGVTLGLEEGDRIGMVGRNGDGKSTLMRLLAMRATPDSGRVTKRSEVNIGYLDQSDVLDGDLTVGAAIVGDQADYEWARNPQIREVMGGLVSDVDWHANVHALSGGQKRRVALAKLLIEDHDVIMLDEPTNHLDVEGVAWLSRHLKTRWRANQGAFLVVTHDRWFLDEVCNKTWEIHDGIMDPFEGGYAAYVLARAERDRSASVMEGKRQQLVKKELAWLRRGAPARTAKPKFRIEAANALIADVPEPRDSMALSKMATARLGKDVLDLEHVSLDFLGGEPGQKLFDNITLRLAPGERLGLVGVNGAGKTTLLKLLNGEIQPTSGKLKRGKTVVTAVLTQEVKELDDVKDLRVIEVIEREKRSFNVGGKEFSAGQLVEQLGFTNEKQWTPVKDLSGGERRRLQLLRLLVGEPNVLMLDEPTNDLDTDTLAAVEDVLDGWPGTLVVVSHDRYLLERVTDHQMALLGDGKIRALPRGVDQYLELRESALAGSTITGGGNPVTAASGGAAPAASGPSEAEKRDARKAKNRIDRQLGKLTQQEEKIHAQMVKSTADNDFDAMAELNKKLKTLAEEREALELEWLEALEVLGE; encoded by the coding sequence GTGGCTCACCTGCTCGGCGGCGAGAACCTCACGGTCTCGTATGCAACCCGTACCGTCCTCGACGGCGTTACCCTCGGCCTTGAGGAGGGCGACCGGATCGGCATGGTGGGCCGCAATGGCGATGGCAAGTCCACCCTCATGCGCCTTCTGGCGATGCGTGCCACCCCTGATTCGGGGCGGGTGACCAAGCGCAGCGAGGTCAACATCGGTTACCTCGACCAGAGCGACGTGCTCGACGGCGACCTGACGGTCGGTGCCGCCATCGTTGGCGACCAGGCGGACTACGAATGGGCCCGCAACCCGCAGATCCGCGAGGTCATGGGCGGCCTGGTATCCGACGTCGACTGGCACGCGAACGTGCACGCACTGTCCGGCGGACAGAAACGCCGCGTTGCGCTGGCGAAGCTGCTGATCGAAGACCATGACGTCATCATGCTCGACGAGCCCACCAACCACCTCGACGTCGAAGGCGTCGCCTGGCTGTCCCGCCACCTGAAGACCCGCTGGCGCGCCAACCAGGGCGCGTTCCTGGTGGTCACCCACGACCGCTGGTTCCTCGACGAAGTCTGCAACAAGACCTGGGAAATCCACGACGGAATCATGGACCCGTTTGAAGGCGGCTACGCGGCTTACGTCCTGGCCCGCGCCGAACGTGACCGCTCGGCATCCGTGATGGAAGGCAAACGCCAGCAGCTCGTCAAGAAAGAGCTCGCCTGGCTGCGGCGCGGCGCCCCGGCGCGGACGGCCAAGCCGAAGTTCCGCATCGAAGCAGCCAACGCGCTCATTGCAGATGTCCCCGAGCCGCGCGACTCGATGGCGCTGAGCAAGATGGCCACCGCGCGCCTCGGCAAGGACGTGCTGGACCTCGAGCACGTTTCGCTGGACTTCCTGGGCGGCGAGCCCGGGCAGAAACTCTTCGACAACATCACCCTGCGGCTCGCGCCGGGGGAGCGGCTCGGGCTGGTCGGCGTCAACGGCGCCGGCAAGACCACCCTGCTGAAGCTCCTCAACGGCGAAATCCAGCCCACCTCGGGCAAGCTCAAGCGCGGCAAGACGGTTGTCACCGCTGTTCTGACCCAGGAGGTCAAGGAGCTGGACGACGTCAAGGACCTGCGCGTCATCGAAGTGATCGAGCGCGAAAAGCGGTCCTTCAACGTTGGCGGCAAGGAATTCAGTGCCGGCCAGCTGGTGGAACAGCTCGGGTTCACCAACGAGAAGCAGTGGACCCCGGTCAAGGACCTCTCAGGTGGCGAACGCCGCCGACTCCAGCTCCTGCGCCTGCTCGTGGGAGAGCCCAACGTGCTGATGCTCGATGAGCCCACCAACGACCTCGATACCGACACCCTCGCCGCCGTCGAAGACGTCCTGGACGGCTGGCCGGGCACGCTCGTTGTGGTGAGCCACGACCGCTACCTGCTGGAGCGCGTCACCGACCACCAGATGGCGTTGCTCGGTGACGGCAAGATTCGCGCCCTGCCGCGCGGCGTCGACCAGTACCTGGAACTGCGCGAAAGCGCCCTGGCCGGCTCCACCATCACCGGTGGCGGCAACCCCGTCACCGCCGCCAGCGGCGGTGCAGCTCCCGCAGCCAGCGGTCCGTCCGAGGCCGAAAAGCGGGACGCCCGCAAGGCCAAGAACCGGATTGACCGCCAGCTGGGCAAGCTGACGCAGCAGGAAGAAAAGATCCACGCCCAGATGGTCAAGAGCACGGCCGACAACGACTTCGACGCCATGGCCGAACTCAACAAGAAGCTCAAGACCCTGGCCGAGGAACGCGAAGCCCTGGAACTCGAATGGCTCGAGGCGCTGGAAGTCCTCGGGGAGTAG
- a CDS encoding 4-(cytidine 5'-diphospho)-2-C-methyl-D-erythritol kinase, giving the protein MNAVRGRFAARTVRVKAPGKINVSLDVGPLREDGYHSVASVYLAVSLYEEVAATSTATDGITVSISPASTLDLSDVDIPLDERNLAYRAAAIMADVSEHSTGVHLEITKRVPVAGGMGGGSADAAATLLACDALWNSGLSRDELAHLAAELGADVPFSLLGGTAVGLGVGDELSPALAKAQMDWVLVTADYGLSTPEVFRTLDRLRLAEGVTVEEPAAVDPKILQALRSGDADALSRVLVNDLQRASIELAPGLRDTLGLGESCGAIAGLVSGSGPTVALLTHNPAAAAGLAEDLSHHGLNALAVHGPVPGARIISDTLL; this is encoded by the coding sequence ATGAACGCAGTGAGAGGGCGCTTTGCCGCGAGGACGGTCCGGGTCAAGGCTCCCGGCAAAATCAACGTCTCGCTGGATGTGGGCCCGCTGCGTGAGGACGGCTACCATTCCGTTGCCAGTGTCTACCTGGCGGTGTCCCTTTACGAGGAAGTGGCCGCCACCAGCACAGCCACGGACGGGATCACGGTCAGCATCAGTCCGGCCAGCACGTTGGACCTGTCTGACGTGGACATCCCGCTGGACGAACGGAACCTCGCATACAGGGCGGCCGCCATCATGGCCGACGTGTCCGAGCACTCCACGGGCGTCCACCTGGAGATCACCAAGCGTGTCCCGGTGGCCGGCGGCATGGGCGGCGGTTCAGCCGACGCGGCAGCCACGCTGCTCGCCTGTGACGCCCTCTGGAACAGCGGCCTATCCCGCGACGAGCTCGCCCACCTGGCCGCGGAACTCGGCGCGGATGTCCCGTTTTCGCTCCTCGGCGGCACCGCCGTCGGACTGGGCGTGGGCGATGAGTTGTCGCCGGCGCTGGCCAAGGCGCAAATGGACTGGGTGCTGGTCACCGCCGACTACGGACTGTCCACGCCGGAGGTCTTCCGCACCCTGGACCGGCTCCGCCTCGCCGAAGGCGTCACCGTGGAAGAGCCCGCCGCCGTGGATCCGAAGATCCTTCAGGCGCTGCGCAGCGGCGACGCGGACGCCCTCAGCCGTGTACTGGTCAACGACCTCCAGCGCGCCTCCATTGAGCTGGCACCGGGGCTGCGGGATACCCTTGGACTTGGCGAATCGTGCGGAGCCATCGCCGGACTTGTTTCAGGCTCCGGCCCCACAGTGGCCCTGCTCACCCATAATCCTGCAGCGGCTGCCGGCCTCGCGGAAGACCTCAGCCATCACGGCCTGAATGCCCTGGCCGTCCACGGTCCGGTGCCCGGGGCACGCATCATCTCCGATACGCTCCTTTAG
- the glmU gene encoding bifunctional UDP-N-acetylglucosamine diphosphorylase/glucosamine-1-phosphate N-acetyltransferase GlmU gives MSPETTGPAAVIVLAAGAGTRMKSRTPKILHEIGGLSLVGHALRAARTIDPRQLAIVVRHERDLVAAHVSGLDPAALVVDQDEVPGTGRAVQAALEALDAGGPLSGTVVVTYGDVPLLSAELLAELVLIHEHERNAVTVLTAVLDDAAGYGRILRAADGTVTGIREHKDASDEEREIREINSGIYAFDAAVLRDALAHVTTDNAQGEMYLTDVLGLARTAGGRVAAVVTNDRWQVEGANDRVQLSALGAEHNRRTVEAWMRSGVTVVDPSTTWIDSTVNLAEDVRILPNTQLHGSTTVARDAVVGPDTTLTDVTVGEGAKVTRTHGSGATIGAKASVGPFTYLRPGTVLGETGKIGAFYETKNVKIGRGSKLSHLGYAGDAEIGEDTNIGCGNITANYDGENKHRTVIGSGVRTGSNTVFVAPVQVGDGAYSGAGAVIRQDVPAGALAISVAKQRNAEGWVISHRPGSVSAVLAEAAGATAPASETAAAQPPQDSSSTPAPTEEGKQS, from the coding sequence GTGAGCCCCGAGACAACCGGCCCCGCTGCCGTCATCGTCCTAGCTGCAGGTGCCGGTACCCGGATGAAGTCGCGTACCCCCAAGATCCTCCATGAAATCGGCGGCCTGTCGCTGGTCGGCCATGCACTGCGTGCCGCCCGCACCATCGATCCCCGGCAGCTGGCCATTGTGGTCCGGCACGAACGCGACCTCGTGGCAGCCCACGTGTCCGGGCTCGATCCGGCAGCCCTGGTCGTGGACCAGGACGAGGTGCCCGGCACCGGCCGGGCGGTGCAGGCAGCCCTGGAAGCCCTCGACGCCGGCGGTCCGCTGAGCGGCACCGTTGTGGTCACGTACGGCGACGTCCCGTTGCTCTCGGCGGAACTGCTTGCCGAACTGGTGCTGATCCACGAACACGAACGCAACGCAGTCACCGTCCTGACAGCAGTCCTGGACGACGCCGCCGGTTATGGCCGAATCCTGCGTGCGGCTGACGGCACCGTCACGGGCATCCGCGAGCACAAGGACGCATCTGACGAGGAACGTGAGATCCGGGAAATCAATTCCGGGATCTACGCCTTCGACGCCGCCGTCCTTCGCGACGCGCTGGCTCACGTCACCACGGACAACGCGCAGGGCGAGATGTACCTCACCGACGTCCTGGGACTGGCACGCACGGCCGGCGGACGCGTGGCCGCGGTTGTCACCAACGACCGCTGGCAGGTGGAAGGCGCCAACGACCGGGTGCAGCTCTCCGCGCTGGGAGCCGAACACAACCGCCGCACCGTCGAAGCCTGGATGCGCTCCGGCGTCACGGTGGTGGACCCCTCCACCACGTGGATCGACTCCACGGTGAACCTGGCAGAGGACGTCCGGATCCTGCCCAACACCCAGCTGCACGGCTCCACGACGGTGGCGAGGGACGCCGTCGTCGGCCCTGACACGACGCTGACCGACGTCACCGTTGGCGAAGGCGCCAAAGTAACCCGGACGCACGGCTCCGGCGCCACGATCGGTGCGAAGGCCAGCGTCGGTCCCTTTACCTACCTCCGCCCGGGAACAGTGCTGGGGGAGACCGGCAAGATCGGCGCCTTCTACGAGACGAAGAACGTGAAGATCGGCCGCGGCTCGAAGCTGTCCCACCTCGGCTACGCCGGTGATGCGGAGATCGGTGAGGACACCAACATCGGCTGCGGCAACATCACCGCCAACTACGACGGCGAGAACAAGCACCGCACCGTGATCGGCTCGGGCGTGCGCACAGGTTCCAACACGGTCTTCGTGGCTCCGGTCCAGGTGGGCGACGGCGCCTACAGCGGAGCCGGCGCCGTGATCCGCCAGGACGTGCCAGCCGGTGCGCTGGCAATCTCGGTGGCCAAACAGCGGAACGCCGAAGGCTGGGTCATCTCGCACCGGCCCGGCTCCGTCTCAGCAGTACTGGCCGAAGCCGCGGGGGCAACGGCACCGGCCAGCGAAACAGCAGCGGCCCAGCCGCCCCAGGATTCCTCAAGCACCCCGGCACCTACAGAAGAGGGCAAGCAATCATGA
- a CDS encoding TatD family hydrolase: MNTPLTPAPFRVPGSDGSGRHGYPPAPEPLPVPVMDNHTHLDFPNSDVTVDVAAALDVASSVGVQGAVQVGCDLESSRFTVQAVDLDPRLLGAVAIHPNDAPDYAARGELEAALAEIEALAAHPRIRAIGETGLDFFRTEGEGLQHQRYSFRRHIDIAKRLGLTLQIHDRDAHDDVVQVLREEGPPERVVFHCFSGDEQLARTCNNEGWYMSFAGTVTFKNAANLRAALAIADPARVLVETDAPFLTPHPFRGRPNASYLIPHTVRAMAELTSTDLSRLCAQIAENSLRAYGSWD, encoded by the coding sequence ATGAACACCCCGTTGACGCCAGCCCCGTTTCGTGTGCCCGGAAGCGACGGCTCCGGCAGGCACGGCTATCCGCCCGCTCCCGAGCCGCTGCCCGTCCCGGTCATGGACAACCACACGCATTTGGACTTCCCGAACAGCGACGTGACAGTGGACGTGGCGGCCGCCCTGGACGTCGCCTCGTCGGTAGGTGTCCAGGGAGCCGTGCAGGTTGGCTGCGACCTGGAGTCCTCCAGGTTCACGGTGCAGGCCGTGGACCTGGACCCCCGGCTGCTCGGTGCGGTGGCAATCCATCCCAACGATGCACCGGACTATGCCGCCCGCGGGGAGCTGGAGGCCGCCCTGGCCGAGATTGAGGCCCTGGCTGCCCACCCCAGGATCCGCGCGATTGGCGAGACCGGCCTTGATTTTTTCCGCACGGAGGGGGAGGGGCTGCAGCACCAGAGGTACTCGTTCCGCCGCCACATCGACATCGCCAAGCGCCTCGGGCTGACGCTGCAGATCCACGACCGGGACGCCCACGACGATGTTGTCCAGGTCCTGCGGGAAGAAGGGCCCCCGGAACGGGTGGTGTTCCATTGCTTCTCCGGGGACGAACAGCTGGCCCGGACGTGCAACAACGAAGGCTGGTACATGTCCTTCGCCGGCACTGTGACATTCAAGAATGCGGCCAATCTGCGCGCTGCGCTTGCCATTGCAGATCCGGCCCGCGTGCTCGTGGAAACAGACGCGCCCTTCCTGACCCCGCATCCGTTCCGCGGCCGCCCCAACGCCAGTTACCTGATTCCGCACACCGTCCGGGCAATGGCCGAATTGACAAGCACCGACTTGTCCCGGCTCTGCGCCCAAATCGCCGAAAATTCCCTGCGGGCGTACGGATCCTGGGACTGA
- a CDS encoding TetR/AcrR family transcriptional regulator: MTGAQRRSQLIDIGRGLFAIRGLDGTTIEEVAAAAGVSKPVIYEHFGSKEGLYTQVVEYEFRILLAAINEALTDEAKPRVQVERAALALLTYIEERTDGFRILMRDAPPSQPEGAFSTLLSHVTARVEHILSDEFARRGFSAADGAMYAQMLVGMVAMTGQWWLDSRTPDKRAVAAHLVNLAWNGLTGLQKDPELRSEA, translated from the coding sequence ATGACCGGGGCGCAGCGGCGCTCACAGCTGATCGACATCGGACGCGGACTTTTCGCCATCCGGGGCCTTGACGGCACCACGATCGAAGAGGTTGCTGCTGCTGCCGGTGTGTCGAAACCTGTGATCTATGAGCATTTCGGGTCCAAGGAGGGCCTCTACACCCAGGTGGTGGAGTACGAGTTCCGGATCCTGCTCGCAGCTATCAACGAAGCCCTCACGGACGAAGCCAAGCCGCGGGTCCAGGTGGAGCGCGCCGCACTGGCCCTGCTGACGTACATCGAGGAACGCACCGACGGGTTCCGGATCCTCATGCGTGACGCCCCGCCGTCCCAGCCCGAAGGCGCGTTTTCCACGCTGCTGTCCCACGTAACTGCCCGGGTGGAGCACATCCTGTCCGACGAGTTCGCCCGCCGCGGCTTCAGTGCGGCCGACGGCGCCATGTACGCGCAGATGCTCGTGGGCATGGTGGCCATGACGGGCCAGTGGTGGCTGGACAGCCGGACCCCGGACAAACGCGCCGTGGCCGCCCACCTGGTAAACCTCGCCTGGAACGGCCTCACCGGCCTGCAGAAGGATCCGGAGCTCCGGTCAGAGGCTTAG
- a CDS encoding ribose-phosphate diphosphokinase: MTEITARGEKKLVLAAGRAHPELAREIAKELGTELLPVDAYDFANGEIYVRAGESVRGTDAFVIQAHPAPLNNHLMEQLIMIDSLKRASAKRITVVSPFYPYSRQDKKGRGREPISARLVADLYKTAGADRIMSVDLHTSQIQGFFDGPVDHLMAIPLLADYIRTRVAADNITVVSPDTGRVRVAEQWAERLGGAPLAFVHKSRDLTVPNQAVSKTVVGQIEGRTCVLIDDMIDTGGTISGAVQVLKNAGAKDVIIAATHAVFSDPAARRLSESGAREVVVTDTLPIPADKRFPQLTVLSIAPLIARAIREVFDDGSVTSLFDGNA; the protein is encoded by the coding sequence ATGACCGAAATTACGGCACGCGGCGAGAAGAAACTGGTTCTCGCTGCTGGGCGGGCACACCCCGAGCTTGCGCGGGAGATCGCCAAGGAGCTGGGCACTGAACTGTTGCCGGTGGATGCCTACGATTTTGCGAACGGGGAAATCTACGTACGCGCCGGGGAGAGCGTCCGTGGCACCGACGCCTTCGTCATCCAGGCACACCCGGCGCCGCTGAACAACCACCTGATGGAGCAGCTGATCATGATTGATTCGCTGAAGCGGGCATCCGCCAAGCGCATCACCGTGGTTTCGCCGTTCTACCCCTACTCCCGCCAGGACAAGAAGGGCCGCGGCCGCGAGCCGATCTCCGCCCGTCTGGTGGCTGATCTGTACAAGACCGCCGGCGCCGACCGCATCATGAGCGTTGACCTGCACACCTCGCAGATCCAGGGATTCTTCGACGGCCCCGTGGACCACCTCATGGCCATCCCGCTGCTGGCCGATTACATCCGCACCCGGGTTGCAGCGGACAACATCACCGTCGTTTCGCCGGACACGGGCCGCGTCCGCGTGGCCGAACAGTGGGCCGAGCGCCTCGGCGGGGCTCCGCTGGCGTTCGTCCACAAGAGCCGGGACCTCACGGTTCCGAACCAGGCAGTGTCCAAGACCGTGGTTGGCCAGATCGAGGGCCGCACGTGCGTCCTGATCGACGACATGATCGACACCGGCGGGACCATTTCCGGTGCCGTCCAGGTGCTGAAGAACGCCGGCGCCAAGGACGTCATCATCGCGGCCACCCATGCTGTCTTCTCCGATCCCGCAGCGCGCCGGCTGTCCGAGTCGGGTGCCCGCGAAGTGGTGGTCACCGACACGCTGCCGATTCCGGCCGACAAGCGCTTCCCGCAGCTGACCGTGCTGTCGATCGCGCCGTTGATTGCCCGTGCCATCCGTGAAGTGTTCGACGACGGCTCCGTCACCAGCTTGTTCGACGGCAACGCCTGA
- the pth gene encoding aminoacyl-tRNA hydrolase → MTDTWLIVGLGNPGTEYSNNRHNVGQMVLDELARRVGGSFKVHKARAHVLEGRLGIGGPRVVLAKPMSYMNVSGGPVSALSKFYDIDPEHVVAVHDEIDIPFNTVKLKIGGGEGGHNGLRDISKALATKDYLRVRVGVGRPPGRMDTADFVLKDFATTEKKDLPFLLDDAADAVETVVRDGLAAAQQKYHTAVQ, encoded by the coding sequence ATGACTGACACCTGGCTGATCGTAGGCCTTGGCAACCCCGGCACCGAGTACAGCAACAACCGGCACAACGTCGGCCAGATGGTGCTGGATGAACTGGCCCGCCGGGTGGGCGGGAGCTTCAAGGTGCACAAGGCCCGCGCCCATGTGCTGGAGGGCCGCCTCGGGATTGGCGGCCCCCGCGTTGTGCTGGCCAAGCCGATGAGCTACATGAACGTCTCCGGCGGACCGGTATCAGCCCTGTCAAAGTTCTACGACATCGATCCGGAACACGTCGTAGCGGTCCATGACGAAATAGACATTCCCTTTAATACCGTCAAACTAAAGATCGGCGGCGGTGAGGGGGGACACAACGGCCTGCGGGACATTTCGAAGGCACTGGCCACAAAGGACTACCTCAGGGTCCGGGTCGGCGTGGGCCGCCCGCCGGGCCGGATGGATACTGCGGACTTTGTCCTGAAGGACTTTGCCACCACCGAAAAAAAGGACCTGCCCTTCCTCCTGGATGACGCGGCCGATGCGGTGGAGACTGTGGTCAGGGACGGCCTTGCGGCTGCCCAGCAGAAATATCAC